The genomic segment CAGGTTGTTGCCCTAAACACGGCTGGCTGGGCTTTGTGCTTTCAGTGTCTGGATGCGACTCGTTCTGGGAGAGCAGCGCTGATCTGAAGGCCTGCTACCAGTTTAACCTGAACTCTCTCCTCACCTGGAGCCAGGCCTACACTTCCTGTCAGTCACAGGGAGGTGATctgctctccatcacacacGTTGCAGAACACAGCTACATCAGGGGTGTGTATGCCTGCATGCCATCTGGACATTCACACAGGTGTGTCAGTCtgcatttatttactgatgATTTGTCTCTACAGAAAGACTTTCAGACATaggtgtggtggtgtggatTGGGCTAAATCACTTGGCTAAGGCAGAGGGGTGGCAGTGGTCAGATCGATCTCCCCTGAGTCTGGTGCAATATACCTCAGGTTAGAGGAGATGGTAATATCCTTCACTTGAAATTCCAGATATAACATGCATGTTATTGATTGATTTTGCATAAAACCCATAAATGTGTTACCCGGTACTCAGCCCTGGGGATGAGCTCCCACGACGTCATAGGGATGAGAACTCTAAAGCCAGATCCCGTATGCATTACCCAGCAGATGCCCAGCGTTGGCCAACGTGGCCCCTAAACCTGACCAGGCCTTTGGGAGAGACGGTGTGGTTGAGCCGGTGTGTAGCGGATGGTTCCATACACTCTAATGCTTGCAGTCTTCTGTGTTATGTTTTGTGGGCAGACATTGCATCGACAGCAGTTCAGCAGGGCCAGCTCTGTGGTGTGTTCGATGCCACCCGGGAGTGGGGTCATTGGCGCAGTCTGGCCTGCGAGTCCGCCGTGCCTTACATCTGCAAGAAGACCCCCAACATCAGCAGGAGGGCTGAACCCCTCGGTAGCCACCCCCATTGATCTCTCCAGCTTATTTAAAGCACTTCAGTGTGGTTGTCtactcatccatccatccatccatccctttGTCTGTCCAGCCTACTGAAAGTGTACCTTTTGTCTTCTGTGAATCAGACTGTACATGAGTCAGACTGCATTTTAGTCTGATTCTCAGAAGCTTAGTCTTATTGCTGTGTTGGGAAGTTGTTGCAGTGATGTTAGTGTTTGTGGCAAATGTCACAAGACATTTAGCAGAATTCCTGAGCTCTGATTTCTATTGCTGTGTATACTaaaaaaacatcctgtttctatGGTCACCAATCCAGAATCTGATTGGCTAAGAGAATAGATGGTATGAATAGATGGCTGTGAATTCTGCTGAAAAGCTTAACAGCTGTGACCCACCTGGGGCCTAAtctttacacacccacacaaagaaaTTCTCATTGCAGAGTTAAAAGGATATTTTCCAATAATACACTTATTCTACagctttctcttcctctcactctcactctcggTCATGCTCTTTAAGATAACTGGCAGTACAAGGATACCGTGTGTCCAGACGGTTGGCTTGATCATAACGACTTCTGTTACCACTATCTGGAAGAGAAGGCGAGTTGGGAGAACTCCTCTAGCACCTGCAAGTCTCTCGGTGGGGAGCTGACCAGTATCCGCTCCCTGGCTGAGCTACAGCTGCTGCTGCGCTTTCTTAACGGTTAGCCTCCTACTCTCACACCTCCAACTCCCACAACTCCAACTCCTTTTCTTTAATGAGTAAATTAAGTTGCTGTGATTTCTGACAGTAGCTCTATTAAATTTACTTTCTCCTATTGACTTCTAATACTGCTATGGGAGTCTTTGTCTGTCTGATTACTTATACTCCTGCAAAATTTATAattcatgtaaaatatattattgaTCTTTGTCAATCAATTATTAACAAATGGGAATACATCAGCTTCGACATATTTATTGTAGTTATATGGGCTTCAACTATTACTGTCTTtcagctgtgtgcatgttttcatgttcagGTTCAGAGCCCAAAGTGTGGATTGGTTTGTATGTGGAGGCTGAgcatccagcagttcagtggTCCGATGGCTCACCTGTCACTTTTACATCCTGGTACTCGCAGGAGCCTACTCGTCGCCACAAAGACAGCCGCGCGTGTGTCACTGCAAACAGGAAGGTGAGATTACCTGACAAAGGTCAAGCATCATTATCAGAATGAAAATCTGCAAAACATGATGAATTATGCAGACCTGCTTACAACTATTCCTAATTTTATAAATTAGTATATCTGAACATAATATatgtttttagtgtgtttttgtctgtatgaCGATGTCCAGAATGGGAACTGGGAGTTTGAGGAGTGTGAAAAACTGCATCCAGCAGTGTGTCGGACATCAGGCCTTGTAATTCAGCACCCAGCTGGAGAGTTGGACATAGGCTGCCCGGAGGTGCAGAGAATACTCACATTCACTGTTATACCAGAGAGTTAAAATactcacattcactcatataccAGTGATTTAAAAGTTATTGTTAATAGAAAACACTGTAAAGTAACAAAGGCACAGAAAACAAGCGTAAAACGATTCTTAATTTCTTTAGTGCATGTCAGTTTCCTGAAACCTCTTAAACATATTCTATCACTGCGTTATTGCAACATAACCCAGAGGTGATAATGGCCAAATCGGTTAAGAGAGAACCTGTCCAGAGCTGTAGAAATAAAACGGGCTACAGTGTCATATCCAGCCATGTGTGCATAGTGGTTTCTGAATGCCTTGTTTCCGTCATGGATAGTGGCTGATATGCAGTTGTGTGTGACTACGTGTGTTTGGAGGTCAGCGTGGGCTTAAAGAGGCTGACGAGGATGAGGAACGGGCGAGGCCACGGAACAGTGGCGTGATTGAGGAGCTGGCCTGCGCCAGCACGAACTGTTACTAAACTGACTTTTGACTCATTTGGCTGGAAAATGAGAGAGTGATACAGGTGGTAGTGAGGCCAGAGGGCAGAGAACCCTGGATACAGACAGACTGACTCAgggatacacagacacacaaacacagccacacacacacacacagccacacacacgtgtgcatacacacacacacacacacacacacactagctcaAATTGGGGCAGCAGTTCTATTTATGTGCAGGTTCATCTTCTGCCTTGTTGACATTTTTGGTTtcgacacacagacacaacacacgcTCGCCATTTAAAGTATCTGTGAAGAGGTAAAACATGTCAGTAACTGTGGCAGATGGCCACAGGCAGGTTCAGGTTACCACGcagcgtgtttgtgcgtgcatgcatgcaggctTGGAAGATGAGAGTCAGTGGAATTAGGGGCAAATGGAACACAGTTGTGAAAacagaggcaggcagacagcATGTGGACGTATATCTCTCATGTCTCTCCCCTGAGGCAGACCCATACCCGCAGCTCAAAGCACACTGCAGAACACACCCAGCAAccaactacagtgtgtgtgtgtgtgcgtgtgtgtttctgtgtgactGAAGGGCTGGAAGAGGATGGGACAGTCCTGCTATAAGATTGCTGATGAAGACCAGACGTTTGAGGACGCAGTGAGAGGTTATACCTGTAAAGGACCTCTGGTCACCATAGAAGACAGGTAGAGTGAGTGCCTCTTACTCAAAACCAGAAACAAAAACCTGACTTTCTAaatttttgttttacacacacacacacacacacacgtcaaactgtagtgctttttttccttcctgcaGGTTTGAGCAGGCCTTTCTGAACAGCCTGATTGACACTTACAACAGGTCCACTTCTCAGTTGTACTGGATCGCCCTCCAAGATCAGAACCGAACTGGAGAGTACCGCTGGCTGACCCAGAACAGCTCCACAGCGCCCCTCACCTACAGCAACTGGAACCAGCATCAGCCTGGTGAGCGTGGAGCAGCGCAGCCCCTACAGGACTGTTACTGttctgggtttttgtttgtgacTCTTAGTTTATTTGTCAATACCATTCCAGCTCGGGTTTTCTTCCGCTTTAGCGTGTGGTACCAGAACTTTTGTTGTCTTACAGTCAGTTACTTTTCATCACTTAACATCAAGTGTTAAGACAAGCACTCTAGTTACAACACAGCATTCCTAACTGACAGGAAGAACCAATAAATAACTTCAGCTTGAACCAGCAGTTTTAGTGCCTGCAGCAAATCCGAAAGCATGAAAACGCCTTTCTGCGCAGTGACGGGGGGAGGCTGCGTGGTGATGGTGGGTCACTGGCCTCTGGGCCACTGGGAGGTGAAGAACTGCACTTCCCACAAGGCCCTGGCCATTTGCGAGCAGGACGTGAGCAGCTTCCACATGGCCCTGATACCTGCGCCCCACCTTGACCCGCTTGTGCCCTGCAAGGAGGGTTGGGACAGCCGCCCCGGCCTGCCGCACTGCTACAAGGTGGGTGAACTTCTGCCTCTGTCCACGCCgcacttttaaaaacagaggCCAAAGAGGGCATATGGTTTAAATAAATACCCAGAGCCTGATAGCAGGTCTGGACTCGTTAAAAGGCTGGTTAGGTGAGCTTTGTGGATCAAAACCTGTTTCTGGGGCTTATGTTGCTATTCTTCTGGTTTAGCTCAGGGATGGTTAGAGTGatttttgcttttccatttcGGGTTCTTCAGGTGTTCCACAGTGAGAAGATCTTGATGAGCCGCTCATGGTCTGAGGCGGAGTTTTTCTGCCGCGCTCTCGGAGCTGACCTGGCCAGTTTCCACCACTACAAGGAGCAGTCCTTCATCAAACAGCTCCTCACGAACATGTTCCACAGGTTGGTTCCACACACTCGTGCCTTTCCATCCGCACCTGCGTTTAGTGTCCGGAGTTTGAAATAATGAGTCATAAGTGAAGACAACTGCTTGTTGACACAGGCTGTAGGATCTTCTCATGTCTCTTCAGCATTTGTAAACAGGCTGCTGCCTTTCAGGAGCTGCAGGCTTATTAATCAGTGCAGGCTTGGTCTCTGAGCAGCTGCTTACactgccctctctccctctctctctctctctctctctctctctctccctccctccctctctccctctctctctctccctctctccttctctctctccctccctctctccctgctctgcTCCTCCAGTACAGCAGGCCGCTGGTTCTGGGTTGGCTTCAGTAGGAGAGACCCCAAGTCTGCTGGAGCCTGGGCTTGGTCAGATGGCACAccggtgaagagagagagagatgggtggatggagggatggatggatgctaGCCAGCTTGATGaacagatggatggatgcatggacGAGTTGATAAATGGGTGGATGCTCAGACAGTTTTCAGGAACTGGGAACAGAAATATGAACAGATGTATAGGTCATAAGCAGCTATAATAAGTGAATGCGTTGTTTCACTGATGttgctgttttctctttgtaattgtgttttttttttttttgcttttgttctctcATTCTAATAATTGCAGATTCTCTTAAAATTTTGAATGCAGTCATTGGACTAAGTTCCTTCCCATGGGTGTGTTCTGTTGAGTGTTGTTAATGTAACAAACGCTGCTCTGCTCACCAGCCGAACGCTCTTCTCTAATTTCTAATACCTGTCCTGCAGGTGGCGACATCGTTCATAGAGGATAAGAATGAGGACGTGAGCACGCATGAGTGTGCAGCTTACAGCGGTCTAAACAACGCCCTCTCACCACGGTCGTGCGAGGCCAAACACGAGTGGATATGCAAAGTGCCCAGAGGTTGGTGCGAAAGGAGGCGGGTCACTGCTGCCTTTGGTCTCTGTGGAAAACGCCTCCTGATGGAttgctttcttgttttgtttttttcaggggCAGAGATAACAAAGCCTTATTGGTACAATAATCGTAAGTGACCTTATATTATGTTCACTCTTAATGATGATGGAGATGGTAGTGGCGGTGCCTCAAGTTGACGTCCTATTGGTGTGGGTAGAGAGCGAGCCGTGGGTGTTTTACCGTGGAGCAGAGTACTTCCTGGGCAGCCAGCCGTTCCCATGGGAGTCTGTGCTGTTTGCCTGCAAAATGATGGGCGCAGACCTGCTAACCTTACACTCCAAAGAAGAGGCTGGCTTTATCAAGGGACACATGATGaaagtgtgtgcgcacacacacgcacgcgcacactcacacatgcacacacgtatatGATGTCATATTGAAATCTATTTCTGTTACACATGGATGGTGCACAAATGCCCAAACAGATAATATGTACAGGATTTTGAATCATGTTCAAGTTCCCTCCAGAACAGATCTGAGCTCCCAGGGGGCGTCAGTAATCTACCCTGCTGCCTCTGAACTGGGAGTTTAGTGGGCTGGGAATGGCCTCTAAGCAtcaaatgccacacacacacacacacacacacacacacacacacacacacaaacaactttGTGGTGTGAAGTCTCATTGGTTTCTCAAGAAAGCATCATTAAAGTGCCTTTTTGCAGCGTAAGTTGTGAGAgagcactctccctctctttttctctcttatcTAGGTCCCTCGTGCCTCTACCGAATGGTGGCTTGGTCTCTCCGCTGGCAGTGGGCACTACGGCTACAGGTGCTTTTGCATCTTAACTCAGGTTTATGGAAAAAGACGTTTGACACAGTGGTCAATTTTGTCTTTATGACAGTAATAAGTCTTTTGGTGCTCATTTGTCTTTTGCATGTGCGaacatccctgtgtgtgtgtgtgtgtgtgtgtgtcttctttaGCTGGACTGATGGATCTGCTCTAGACTAtgagaaatggaaaaatggaagACCTCTTAAAGCAACAggacaaaaatgtgtttatatgtcaTCTCTGTCTGGTGAGCAGTACAGTATCAGAATGAGTGTGTTGTCTTGTGTGTTCTCAGACATTAGCCTATGCCTTCCTGTGGCTAAGTGTccactgtgtgtgcaggggagTGGTCAACGGGGCGCTGTGCAGAACCCCgtgcatatgcatgcaaacGCAGGACCGTGTCCGTTCTGGAGGTTCTACGGGAGCCTAAGTTCATCGGTGCCTGTCCGCCAAAGTGGTTCTACTTTGGATACAAGGTAGAGTGAGGACATGCACgcttacacatttacatttaattcatttcataCCTGCATGTAGGGTTGAGAATTCCATAATATTTCAGAATCCAAATGCTATAGTCCAGTGCTCTTAACAACCACAGTGCTGGAGGTTGGTCATTACCAGTGTtgctcatatctctctctctctctctctctctctctctctctctcatctgtttGGCTAGTGTCTGCTGCTGCACCTCCCAgcacagcaggaggaggggaaaACCTGGGTCGAAGCCCGGTCCATCTGCGCCAACCTCCACGGAACACTGGTCAGCATTGAGAATGGTATTGAGCAAGGTGAGGGAGGCGTGGCCCTGTGATCTTGTGCGTCCTGCAGCCTTAGCTGTGCTCCGTGACTGCTCACGACTTCCTCCTGTCTTTTGATCGAAGCTTACGTCACCATGCTGCTTGATGGCTTTTCGCCCGGCGTTTGGATCGGCCTGAGGGACACAAATGCCACAAAGTGGGTTAGCGGCAAATCGGTCACTTACACCAACTGGTCTCCTGTAGAACCCAAGAGCTCCAGCACTGTACGTAGAGATGcgtttgttttgtatttgaatgtgtgtgtctgatttccCAGGATCTTTGGATATgatgcgtgtctgtctgtctgtctgtctgtctgtctgtctacaggAAGAAGAATGGTTAAACACTGCAAGTGTAGGGGCTGAACCATTATGCACTGTTCTATCCAGCAATCACAACTTTCACTTAGTGGGGGCCTGGTATAATGAGAAGTGCACCCAGGTTGGATATGGCTTTGTCTGTCAAAAGCCACAAGGTGTGAACTGACATGCTCATAGTATATCTGTGTCTATATGTCTGTCCGTATTCTTCATTCATATGATGAGTGCATAATATTCACCTGAATCACAGGTAATGCATCACAGAATCTGTCATCaaattctttccttttctctctctctctcctctctctctctctctctctctctctctctctctctctctctctctctctctctctctctctctctctctctctctctctctctctctctctctctctctctttctctttctctgcttcagATGTGACTAAACGTCCCTCCCACTCAAATAGGGATACTGCCTACCTAGACTCTGAGTACAGGAACCGGAGTTACCATGTTGTCCGTGGCAACCTGAGCTGGTCCGAAGCTCTGAGGAGCTGTATGGAGAAACACATGGACCTGGTGAGCATCTCGGACCCTTTCCATCAGGCCTACCTCACTGTGCTGGTGAACAGGCTGGCAGCGCCCCACTGGATTGGCTTCTTTAGCGAGGATGTAAGTATCATACAGTACTCACCACATtcggggtgtgtgcgtgtggataTGAATATAGAACAATCCCTCTTCCCACAGGATGGTATAAATTACCATTGGACTGATGGCAGTGACACTGTGTTCACACACTGGAACTTGgctgatgatgaggaggatgaaggctTTGTGTTGGGagactgtgtgtatatggatGTCACAGGAGGCTGGAACCGGGCTGACTGTGACATGCAGCTCTCAGGAGCACTGTGCTACGCACCTCGTCTGAGTGAGTCTGGCTCACTGTCTGGCTTTTTCCTCTGCTCCCCTCATAGACCTACACACATTTAAGCCTTAGTGGCCTGTTTTTTGTACTGTGGCCTGTCTTAATCTGTGATTAGCTCATCCTGAATAtactgcctctctcttcctccttcagaAAGGGTTGCGTTCTCCTATGAAGTGGTCTGCAAAGAAACATGGCTGAAGTTTCGGGGGAGCTGCTACAGTTTCGAGTCGGTTATCTTGAAACTGCCCTTAGAGGAAGCAAGGGAATACTGCAGGAAAAAAGGTACCGTGCTACTGGCCTGTTTGAAGGGTGTTAAAAGTGCTCTCTGGTGACTCTCTGAACTGTGCCGGGCTTTAGTGTTACACCATTGCCTTTTTATGGGTTACTGAGAATTTTCTGATTACATTCATAAGTTTGCTATTGgttattattttctgttttcaagAGAATTCTTCTGATGTTTTGACCATCCGAGACGAGGCGGAGAATCGCTTCTTCCTGGAACAGTTGAAGGACTTTTATGATGGCTTTCAGACTGTGTGGCTCGGGATTTATTATGATATAGACAGTAAGAGTCACTGACTTAGACACGTTTGTTTTTCATCTCCATAGCCAAGAACATAAAATGGAGAACTGAAAATCTTCCAAAATCATGGGTTATTTAACCATAAACATTTAGTTGTGCTGTGGGATCTATTTTAAGATGTGGGTTAACCTTATCACATTTTTCTTCTGGCATGGACAGctgtgatatattttttaagCCATAAGTGAAATCAATAAGGACGATAAATTCTTTAGGATATAGAGGATCAGTAAATGTCAtttgcatggaaaaaaaatcaacacgTTTTGTGCAGGAGATGCTTTGTCCTGGATGGATGGGTCAGTGCTGGACTACACCAACTGGCGCTGGAAGGTTCCGGAGAAGAGTGTGATGAAGGCGGACACGTGTGTGTCAGCACGGGTGTCGGATGGCGAGTGGCTACTGGCCAACTGCAGGGACAGACTGGGCTTCGTATGCAAAACACGCTCAGGTGGCCCACATGCAtatgtgacctctgacctcaacaTCAAATGTGCCTTTAGTGGACATCTGTGCTCATTATCGTTATTAGGTATAGGTATTGTAAAGTATGGGTAGGTATTGTAAAGTATGGGTAGGTATTGTTTTCTTGCCTGCTTCACATCTTTTGGCATCATAATgacttcagacacacacatgataATGACTTCAGACATTATGGAACAGATTTTTATCCAAGATGATTGATGTCCCATCACTGCAGTCTTGTCACagatgtatgtctgtgtttttggtcGTCTGTAAGATGTCTacagaacataaacaaaacaagcagcacACTGCCCACCCTCGGCTTCCCCGAGGCCGTGTGGCAGCATTTGTACAGAGACGAGAACCCGAAGCAGGGAAGTTTCCTGTGAAACCAAGTTTCCGTTTTGGATCTGATAAAACTCTTACTGCGCTAATAAAAGCTTTGAATATCATTTTGTAGCCCAAACTCGGTGCT from the Electrophorus electricus isolate fEleEle1 chromosome 26, fEleEle1.pri, whole genome shotgun sequence genome contains:
- the pla2r1 gene encoding secretory phospholipase A2 receptor isoform X2, which codes for MRGYRFHTLSKAILFFVVLLSGSGCATVEYEVLESGQLSEFYSKGVFLLESVSLNSCLRADPSGLSMASCDRPTAALLWKWVSRHRLFNLGTSLCLGINVSSLHQPEVGIFKCPTSLQAMWWRCSASMLYGSLHNKLAVVASKVVVRRRSMHQWRIYGGTGEAPCAYPYEEIHTLLGNAHGMPCAMPFLYNTQWYWECTSEGREDQHLWCSTTSLYDQDQRWGFCPTSVSGCDSFWESSADLKACYQFNLNSLLTWSQAYTSCQSQGGDLLSITHVAEHSYIRERLSDIGVVVWIGLNHLAKAEGWQWSDRSPLSLVQYTSDIASTAVQQGQLCGVFDATREWGHWRSLACESAVPYICKKTPNISRRAEPLDNWQYKDTVCPDGWLDHNDFCYHYLEEKASWENSSSTCKSLGGELTSIRSLAELQLLLRFLNGSEPKVWIGLYVEAEHPAVQWSDGSPVTFTSWYSQEPTRRHKDSRACVTANRKGWKRMGQSCYKIADEDQTFEDAVRGYTCKGPLVTIEDRFEQAFLNSLIDTYNRSTSQLYWIALQDQNRTGEYRWLTQNSSTAPLTYSNWNQHQPVTGGGCVVMVGHWPLGHWEVKNCTSHKALAICEQDVSSFHMALIPAPHLDPLVPCKEGWDSRPGLPHCYKVFHSEKILMSRSWSEAEFFCRALGADLASFHHYKEQSFIKQLLTNMFHSTAGRWFWVGFSRRDPKSAGAWAWSDGTPVKRERDGWMEGWMDASQLDEQMDGCMDELINGWMLRQFSGTGNRNMNRCIDSLKILNAVIGLSSFPWVATSFIEDKNEDVSTHECAAYSGLNNALSPRSCEAKHEWICKVPRGAEITKPYWYNNQSEPWVFYRGAEYFLGSQPFPWESVLFACKMMGADLLTLHSKEEAGFIKGHMMKVPRASTEWWLGLSAGSGHYGYSWTDGSALDYEKWKNGRPLKATGQKCVYMSSLSGEWSTGRCAEPRAYACKRRTVSVLEVLREPKFIGACPPKWFYFGYKCLLLHLPAQQEEGKTWVEARSICANLHGTLVSIENGIEQAYVTMLLDGFSPGVWIGLRDTNATKWVSGKSVTYTNWSPVEPKSSSTEEEWLNTASVGAEPLCTVLSSNHNFHLVGAWYNEKCTQVGYGFVCQKPQDVTKRPSHSNRDTAYLDSEYRNRSYHVVRGNLSWSEALRSCMEKHMDLVSISDPFHQAYLTVLVNRLAAPHWIGFFSEDDGINYHWTDGSDTVFTHWNLADDEEDEGFVLGDCVYMDVTGGWNRADCDMQLSGALCYAPRLKRVAFSYEVVCKETWLKFRGSCYSFESVILKLPLEEAREYCRKKENSSDVLTIRDEAENRFFLEQLKDFYDGFQTVWLGIYYDIDRDALSWMDGSVLDYTNWRWKVPEKSVMKADTCVSARVSDGEWLLANCRDRLGFVCKTRSEVDPEVEVKALNSLHHGIVPAAVLVAILFFAVLAGLLWFVYKRNTLGFRRLPSLGNAYYRQSSSQATDSDGNVLLTDLETQPGDE
- the pla2r1 gene encoding secretory phospholipase A2 receptor isoform X5, giving the protein MRGYRFHTLSKAILFFVVLLSGSGCATVEYEVLESGQLSEFYSKGVFLLESVSLNSCLRADPSGLSMASCDRPTAALLWKWVSRHRLFNLGTSLCLGINVSSLHQPEVGIFKCPTSLQAMWWRCSASMLYGSLHNKLAVVASKVVVRRRSMHQWRIYGGTGEAPCAYPYEEIHTLLGNAHGMPCAMPFLYNTQWYWECTSEGREDQHLWCSTTSLYDQDQRWGFCPTSVSGCDSFWESSADLKACYQFNLNSLLTWSQAYTSCQSQGGDLLSITHVAEHSYIRERLSDIGVVVWIGLNHLAKAEGWQWSDRSPLSLVQYTSDIASTAVQQGQLCGVFDATREWGHWRSLACESAVPYICKKTPNISRRAEPLDNWQYKDTVCPDGWLDHNDFCYHYLEEKASWENSSSTCKSLGGELTSIRSLAELQLLLRFLNGSEPKVWIGLYVEAEHPAVQWSDGSPVTFTSWYSQEPTRRHKDSRACVTANRKNGNWEFEECEKLHPAVCRTSGLVIQHPAGELDIGCPEGWKRMGQSCYKIADEDQTFEDAVRGYTCKGPLVTIEDRFEQAFLNSLIDTYNRSTSQLYWIALQDQNRTGEYRWLTQNSSTAPLTYSNWNQHQPVTGGGCVVMVGHWPLGHWEVKNCTSHKALAICEQDVSSFHMALIPAPHLDPLVPCKEGWDSRPGLPHCYKVFHSEKILMSRSWSEAEFFCRALGADLASFHHYKEQSFIKQLLTNMFHSTAGRWFWVGFSRRDPKSAGAWAWSDGTPVKRERDGWMEGWMDASQLDEQMDGCMDELINGWMLRQFSGTGNRNMNRCIDSLKILNAVIGLSSFPWVATSFIEDKNEDVSTHECAAYSGLNNALSPRSCEAKHEWICKVPRGAEITKPYWYNNQSEPWVFYRGAEYFLGSQPFPWESVLFACKMMGADLLTLHSKEEAGFIKGHMMKVPRASTEWWLGLSAGSGHYGYSWTDGSALDYEKWKNGRPLKATGQKCVYMSSLSGEWSTGRCAEPRAYACKRRTVSVLEVLREPKFIGACPPKWFYFGYKCLLLHLPAQQEEGKTWVEARSICANLHGTLVSIENGIEQAYVTMLLDGFSPGVWIGLRDTNATKWVSGKSVTYTNWSPVEPKSSSTEEEWLNTASVGAEPLCTVLSSNHNFHLVGAWYNEKCTQVGYGFVCQKPQDVTKRPSHSNRDTAYLDSEYRNRSYHVVRGNLSWSEALRSCMEKHMDLVSISDPFHQAYLTVLVNRLAAPHWIGFFSEDDGINYHWTDGSDTVFTHWNLADDEEDEGFVLGDCVYMDVTGGWNRADCDMQLSGALCYAPRLKRVAFSYEVVCKETWLKFRGSCYSFESVILKLPLEEAREYCRKKREFF
- the pla2r1 gene encoding secretory phospholipase A2 receptor isoform X1 — translated: MRGYRFHTLSKAILFFVVLLSGSGCATVEYEVLESGQLSEFYSKGVFLLESVSLNSCLRADPSGLSMASCDRPTAALLWKWVSRHRLFNLGTSLCLGINVSSLHQPEVGIFKCPTSLQAMWWRCSASMLYGSLHNKLAVVASKVVVRRRSMHQWRIYGGTGEAPCAYPYEEIHTLLGNAHGMPCAMPFLYNTQWYWECTSEGREDQHLWCSTTSLYDQDQRWGFCPTSVSGCDSFWESSADLKACYQFNLNSLLTWSQAYTSCQSQGGDLLSITHVAEHSYIRERLSDIGVVVWIGLNHLAKAEGWQWSDRSPLSLVQYTSDIASTAVQQGQLCGVFDATREWGHWRSLACESAVPYICKKTPNISRRAEPLDNWQYKDTVCPDGWLDHNDFCYHYLEEKASWENSSSTCKSLGGELTSIRSLAELQLLLRFLNGSEPKVWIGLYVEAEHPAVQWSDGSPVTFTSWYSQEPTRRHKDSRACVTANRKNGNWEFEECEKLHPAVCRTSGLVIQHPAGELDIGCPEGWKRMGQSCYKIADEDQTFEDAVRGYTCKGPLVTIEDRFEQAFLNSLIDTYNRSTSQLYWIALQDQNRTGEYRWLTQNSSTAPLTYSNWNQHQPVTGGGCVVMVGHWPLGHWEVKNCTSHKALAICEQDVSSFHMALIPAPHLDPLVPCKEGWDSRPGLPHCYKVFHSEKILMSRSWSEAEFFCRALGADLASFHHYKEQSFIKQLLTNMFHSTAGRWFWVGFSRRDPKSAGAWAWSDGTPVKRERDGWMEGWMDASQLDEQMDGCMDELINGWMLRQFSGTGNRNMNRCIDSLKILNAVIGLSSFPWVATSFIEDKNEDVSTHECAAYSGLNNALSPRSCEAKHEWICKVPRGAEITKPYWYNNQSEPWVFYRGAEYFLGSQPFPWESVLFACKMMGADLLTLHSKEEAGFIKGHMMKVPRASTEWWLGLSAGSGHYGYSWTDGSALDYEKWKNGRPLKATGQKCVYMSSLSGEWSTGRCAEPRAYACKRRTVSVLEVLREPKFIGACPPKWFYFGYKCLLLHLPAQQEEGKTWVEARSICANLHGTLVSIENGIEQAYVTMLLDGFSPGVWIGLRDTNATKWVSGKSVTYTNWSPVEPKSSSTEEEWLNTASVGAEPLCTVLSSNHNFHLVGAWYNEKCTQVGYGFVCQKPQDVTKRPSHSNRDTAYLDSEYRNRSYHVVRGNLSWSEALRSCMEKHMDLVSISDPFHQAYLTVLVNRLAAPHWIGFFSEDDGINYHWTDGSDTVFTHWNLADDEEDEGFVLGDCVYMDVTGGWNRADCDMQLSGALCYAPRLKRVAFSYEVVCKETWLKFRGSCYSFESVILKLPLEEAREYCRKKENSSDVLTIRDEAENRFFLEQLKDFYDGFQTVWLGIYYDIDRDALSWMDGSVLDYTNWRWKVPEKSVMKADTCVSARVSDGEWLLANCRDRLGFVCKTRSEVDPEVEVKALNSLHHGIVPAAVLVAILFFAVLAGLLWFVYKRNTLGFRRLPSLGNAYYRQSSSQATDSDGNVLLTDLETQPGDE